AGGTCACCCTGGCCCAGGCGCGAAAGACCGTGGATGTGCCGCTTGAACGACAACTTCCGGAAGACGGCGCGGGTGTTGCGGACCTGCCGGGTCCGCCTCCACCCATGCCCGATTACATTAGCGACAAGCCGGTTAAGCTCACGGCCAAGGAACGCAAGGCCTTGGAGCTGGCCGAAGACTGGGCGGCCAAGTCCGTGACCCCAAGCCGCGACGGCAATGGCCGGGTGCTTTACGTGCATGGGGCGAGCCTGCCGACGGTCATCGCCTCGCCGTTTCAGGTCTGCGACGTGGAATTGCAGCCGGGCGAAACGCTCAACGAGGTCGTGGTCGGCGACTCGGCCCGCTGGCTGGTGGATGTGAGTAAGTCCGGCTCGGGCGAGGCCGAATCCGTCCATCTGCTCATCAAGCCGGTGGATGCAGGGCTGGAAACCTCCGCCGTGGTCACCACTAACCGCCGGGTCTATCACCTGCGTCTGGTTTCCCAGCGTTCCGGCCATACGCCCTACATCGGCTTCACCTACCAGGAAGATCATGTCCGCCATTTCAAGGAGCAGGCGGCCAAGGACGCCAAGGAGAAGCTCTGGCGAACGGCCGTAGTCGGCGGCCAGGACATGGACCTCAGCAAACTCCACTTCGGTTACGGCCTCAAGGGTCGGGCCGCCTGGAAGCCGACCCAGGTTTACGACGACGGCCGCCAGACCTTCATCCGCCTTCCTGATTCCACGGCTACCGGGGAAATGCCGATCCTGCTGGTGCGGAAAGCCTCGGGCAACGTGCTGGTCAACTACCGGGTGAAGGAACGGACCATGGTCATGGACGGCCTCTTCGACCGGGTTCTTCTCATTGTCGGCGTCGGCAGCGATCAGGAGAAAATCGAAATCACACGGGAGAAAAGCTGATGCGCATCTACTTTATATATCTCTGGCTGGGCCTTTTGCTGGCTGGCTGCGCCCCCAGGCACATCGGATCATTCAGCGCCGAGGGAGTCACGCCAAAGCAGGAGGCTATCATTGCCGAGGATGCGGCGGGCAAAATCGCTGCCGAGTATCCGCCCGGAGTGACCGCCTTACACCTGGAGCAGGCCCGGCGCGGCCATTTCGACACGGCCCTGGAATCCCGGCTTCGGGAGCGCGGGTTTCGCCTGGAAGCGTCCGGCGGATCGGGCATCTTGTCCGTGGCCTACACCCTCGACGCTATCAAGGACGAGCCGAACGTCTGGTATCTGCACGTCAAGACTTCGGACGGGTTTTCCTTCTCCAGGGTCTACGCCCTTGGTCCCGACACCAAACCCGATGGTGGCATGGTGCAGATGGCATCCCCCGAGAAAAGGGCTTCGTCGGAATCCGAGAATGTCTCGGTGGGCAAGGTGCTCCCGCAATAGCCTCCCGCAACCATCGGAAATACCATGTCCGACAATAGCCCCAACGAATTCACGCCCCCGGGAGCCGCCGGCCTGGCCGTGGCCAGGATGAGCAAAAAACCGCTCATCCTGGTCCTCCTTGCCGGCCTCGTGCTGGCGGCGGTCCTGATCTATTCGGTCAACTTCTCTGAACGCCGGAAAAAGGATGACGCGAAACTGGCCTCAGAGGTTGCCTCGGACAAGCCGTTGCTCTCCGGGGACGTTGGGCCGGGGCTGGC
The nucleotide sequence above comes from Desulfovibrio sp. TomC. Encoded proteins:
- the trbG gene encoding P-type conjugative transfer protein TrbG, whose protein sequence is MRREIAILACLLCLHGQTALAQDGRDKVTLAQARKTVDVPLERQLPEDGAGVADLPGPPPPMPDYISDKPVKLTAKERKALELAEDWAAKSVTPSRDGNGRVLYVHGASLPTVIASPFQVCDVELQPGETLNEVVVGDSARWLVDVSKSGSGEAESVHLLIKPVDAGLETSAVVTTNRRVYHLRLVSQRSGHTPYIGFTYQEDHVRHFKEQAAKDAKEKLWRTAVVGGQDMDLSKLHFGYGLKGRAAWKPTQVYDDGRQTFIRLPDSTATGEMPILLVRKASGNVLVNYRVKERTMVMDGLFDRVLLIVGVGSDQEKIEITREKS